From Staphylococcus sp. IVB6214:
TGGCATGACCTAAACCTTTCTGTTCCTTCTGGCGAACATAAAAAATATTAGCAAGGTCTGTTGAATACTGTACTTTATCAAGCAACTCAAGTTTCCCTTTTTCAGATAATGCTGTTTCTAATTCTTTTTGTGTGTCAAAATGATCTTCTATCGCACGCTTATGCTTACCAGTTACAATAATAATATCTTCTATACCTGCCTTAGATGCCTCTTCAACAATATATTGAATTGTCGGTTTATCCAAAATAGGTAACATTTCTTTTGGCATTGCTTTTGTGGCAGGTAAGAAACGTGTACCTAAACCTGCAGCTGGAATAACCGCTTTCTTAACCTTTACGTTTTGTTCATTTTTCATTATTTTATAGTCCCTTCAAAAAAGTTTCTCTTAATACCTTCATTATAAGTATAAAGCATCACCTATTTCAAGCAACATAAAGTATAACACATTATTCAAAACAGATAGACACACGGTATAAGACTCAATAACCGACATATTAAATTGGTAATTGATTACGTCATACAAAAATAAATCAGTTTAAGTAGTATTAGCGACGTCAAAAAATATGATCACAACCTTAAGATTTATGTATTTCAACGAGTAGAATCTAATAAAGTATAATCTTTATCCTCCCAAAGCATTGGATTTAAAAAATGAAAGGTTTTGATATTTTTAGTACATCTTCTATTTCTAGTATGATATTTTAATCGTTAAATAGATTAGCAAATATAGCAATCTCTCAATCACTTTATGAAATGGTTACGCAATTAGTGTATGATATATTTGTATATATTTTAATATTAAAAAGTGAGGGGAACTTATGGAACATCAACTTACAATTATCATTCCATTTTATAATGCTGCTGAATACATAGATAGTTGTATATCGTCAGTCATCAATCAAACAAACCAAAAGTTCGAGTTATTAATTATAAATGATAAAACAACAGATGGTTCTGATAACACTCTTAAACAATTACTTTCACGATATGGTAGAGACTTTACATGGTTGGATTTAGATAAAAATAGCGGCCATGCTCACGCAAGGAATATCGCGTTAAGTTATGTTGAAACACCTTATGTAATGTTTCTAGATGCAGATGATACACTTGCACCATATGCCATAGATGTATATTTACAGTATTTAGGAAAATATGATGCTTTGATTGCACCTATTTCTCCATTTACAGTAAATGTGCCTAATCAATTTGAATCATCATCATTAAACGTTGTAAAAGAATCAATTGCAAATAATCCAACGGCACTTATTGATCAAAAATCGGTGAGTAATATTGTTTTCAAAACAAATATAATAAAACAATACAACATAAAATTTAGCACTTCTCAACACATATATAGTGATTTTGCTTTTCTAATTTCGTATTCACAATTAATACAAAATTATATTAGCTTATCTGGAGTTTCTTTTTATTATTGTGGGGAAGTTTATAACCCTTTTAATTCGACGCAAATACGTGAACAAGAGTTCAACAGAAAATTTAAAGACTATATTTCATCTTTTTGCCATGCACTTGATGTTACTAAAAAACCTGTTATACGTAGATATTTATTGAATATGATGCTCGATACAATTTATCATTCATTTGATCCAAGTCATCCAGATATTAAAGAACGCTACTATCATCATCACAAATCTATATCTCAAATATTACCTTTATTAAAGCCTGTTATACTCAAAAAAAAGAACTTATTATTTCAACTAGAAATGTTGATGTTAAAATATCATTTTGTACCAGCAGCATGGATGATCAACAAACTACGATATCGTAGCCGATTACTAAAAAACATTGTATTAAATAAACCAACAAAACACGCTTCATACTATATGCTGTATAACTCCAAGAGAGCAGTTAAAAACAACACTATCGTATTTGAATCCTTTGGTGGGAAAAGTTATAGTGATAACCCTAAGTGTATTTACGAATATATGAAATTACGATATCCACAGTATAAGTACTATTGGGTCGCCCAAAATTCAGAGACGTTTAAATCACCAAATAACCTAAACATAGTAGTAAAGAACAGTAGAGCATACTACAACCTTTATAAAAAAGCGCATGTTTGGGTACTAAATTCTCGTTTACCACTGCATATGCAGAAAAAAGAGAATCAGCTTTATATTCAAACATGGCACGGAACACCATTAAAACGCCTAGCAAACGATATGCATAAAGTACGCATTCCCAATACTACAACAGCACTATATAAAAAGAATTTTTACAGAGCAACACGTCGATGGGATTATCTCATTTCACCAAATAAATATTCTACGGAGATTTTTCGTTCTGCATTTTGGATGGATACTGATCGAATATTAGAAGTTGGGTACCCTCGTAATGATCTGCTCGTAAATCATCAAGACGACAAAATATTACAACAAGACATCCGACAGTCTCTAAAAATACCTGATGGTAAAAAAGTTATACTTTATGCCCCAACATGGCGTGATGATGATTATTTTTATGTCGGCAGCTACAAGTTTGAACTAACTTTAGACCTATCTAAACTTCAAAAATCATTAGGGGATAATTATGTTATATTATTACGCATGCATTATTTCATCGCTAATCGGCTTGACTTATCAGGTCTAGAAGGATTTGCAATTGATGTATCTGGTCACCCAGATATTTCTGAGTTATTTTTAATCAGTGACGCACTTATTACAGATTATTCATCAGTGATGTTTGACTACGGCATCTTAAAACGTCCACAATTCTTCTTTGCATATGATATTGATAAATATAACCAAGAACTTCGTGGGTTTTACATGAATTACCATAAAGATTTACCAGGTCCTATTTATCAAACGACTGATGAATTATTGACAGGATTACAAAATATGTCTGAAGTAGCAATAAACTATCGAGAGCAGATAGAATCATTTCATCAGCGCTTCTGTTCTTTTGAAACAGGTACCGCTTCAAAATTTATAGGGGACTTTATACATCAACATATAGAGTCTCGTAAATAAGTAAAAGATGAGAAGTTCTATGCACATATTTCGTGTATAAAACCTCTCATCTTTATTTTTAAGAGTTGATATCTTATTCCCTTATTCTACTTCTCCAACA
This genomic window contains:
- a CDS encoding CDP-glycerol:glycerophosphate glycerophosphotransferase; translation: MEHQLTIIIPFYNAAEYIDSCISSVINQTNQKFELLIINDKTTDGSDNTLKQLLSRYGRDFTWLDLDKNSGHAHARNIALSYVETPYVMFLDADDTLAPYAIDVYLQYLGKYDALIAPISPFTVNVPNQFESSSLNVVKESIANNPTALIDQKSVSNIVFKTNIIKQYNIKFSTSQHIYSDFAFLISYSQLIQNYISLSGVSFYYCGEVYNPFNSTQIREQEFNRKFKDYISSFCHALDVTKKPVIRRYLLNMMLDTIYHSFDPSHPDIKERYYHHHKSISQILPLLKPVILKKKNLLFQLEMLMLKYHFVPAAWMINKLRYRSRLLKNIVLNKPTKHASYYMLYNSKRAVKNNTIVFESFGGKSYSDNPKCIYEYMKLRYPQYKYYWVAQNSETFKSPNNLNIVVKNSRAYYNLYKKAHVWVLNSRLPLHMQKKENQLYIQTWHGTPLKRLANDMHKVRIPNTTTALYKKNFYRATRRWDYLISPNKYSTEIFRSAFWMDTDRILEVGYPRNDLLVNHQDDKILQQDIRQSLKIPDGKKVILYAPTWRDDDYFYVGSYKFELTLDLSKLQKSLGDNYVILLRMHYFIANRLDLSGLEGFAIDVSGHPDISELFLISDALITDYSSVMFDYGILKRPQFFFAYDIDKYNQELRGFYMNYHKDLPGPIYQTTDELLTGLQNMSEVAINYREQIESFHQRFCSFETGTASKFIGDFIHQHIESRK